The sequence GTTTTCACCAGAAATTTCAACAATAACACCATCAACTACAGAGTTGTTCTCTGCATTTTCGAAAGACTCATTAAGCATTTGCTCAAAGTCAAAGTCTTCACCAATTTCAATATCTTCGATACCCATATTTTTCCTTCGTATAACCATTATTTATAAAATGCAGTGATTATATCGAAGATTGGCTTAAACAAATTAATTTTAAAAATTAGTTAGTATGCTTCTACTTGGTTTACAACTTTTTGAATAACCCAATCAGGCGTTGAAGCACCCGCTGTTATGCCACAAAGTTTTTTATCTTTGAACCATTGAGGGTCTAGTTCTCTTTCATCTTCTAAAAGATAACTATCTATACAATTTTCTTTTGAGATGTTTAGTAACTGTTTTGTATTTGAAGAGTTTTTCCCACCAATTACAATCATAATATCTACTTCTTTTGATAATTCTCTTGCAGCATCTTGATTTTCAAATGTTGCATCACAAATTGTATTAAATACTCTTACTTCCTTATTTTTTGGAATTAGGGTATTTACTATTTCAAGATATTTTTCTTTCTTTTTTGTTGTTTGTGCAATTGTTGCAATTTTTGAGTATTTAAATTTTATTTTTTTTAAATCTTCTGGTTCTAGTATTACAAATACATCATCTTGATCTTTTGCATAAGATTGTACACCTAAAACTTCTGGATGGTCTTTATCACCAAAAATAACAATTGAATACTCTTCTGCTGACATCTTTTTTACTATTTGTTGAGGAGTTGTAACAAATGGGCAAGTTGCATTGATAACTTTTGCATCTTTTGCTTTTAGATTTTTTAAATCAAATTTTGGAATACCATGTGTTCTAATAATTATTGTATCGTTATCTTTTACTTCATCTAATGAGGTATATAATCCTACATTATAATCATTTTTAAGTCTATCTATTTCATTTGTATTATGAATAAGAGGTCCCATAGTTGCAGAGTTTTTATACTCTTCTGCAATTTTAATTGCTCTTTTTACTCCAAAACAAAATCCATAAGATGATGCTAATTTTACTTTCATAAATTGTCCTTAAAAATGTCCCTATCTTTTGAGGGACATTTTTTTATAATTTCTTTTATCAAGATAACAAAGCTAGCTCTAAAAAAGTAAATCCTAAAGAGAATAACTTGTTGTCCTTTTAGGCTTTTAGTGTGTCTAATATTTCTTTGAAGTTTGGGAATGATGTCAATATACAATCAACATCTTGAATCTCCATACTTGAATTTAATCCTGCTATTGCAAAGCTCATTGCAATTCTATGGTCACCATGAGAATTTATTGTTGCTTTTTTTAACTTTCCACCAATTATTTCATAACCATCTTCAAATTCTGTGTAATTTACTCCACAAAGTTTTAGATTATTTACAACTGAGCTTATTCTATCACTCTCTTTTACTCTTAGTTCTTTTGCATTTGATACTTTTGATTTTCCATTTGCCAAACTCATAGCAATACTTAATGCTGGAAGCTCATCAATAAGCCATGAAATATTTTCGCTAACATCTACCCCATTTAACTTATTTGCAGATACTACAATATCTCCCATAGGTTCATAGACATTCTCTTTTTCGATAAATTCAACATCTGCACCCATTCTTTTTAATACTACATAGGCTTCTGTTCTTGTAGGGTTTAATGTCACATTTTTAATTGTTACTTTTGCATTTGGAGTAATAGCAGCTGCAACTGCGAAGAAAAATGCAGAACTTGGATCTGTTGGAACGGTTATATTTAAAGGTTTTAAGGCTGAAGTTAAAGGATGAATATGTATAAAACCATCACTATCATTTTCTAACTTTGCGCCCATTCCTTTTAACATTCTTTCCGTATGATCTCGTGTTAGTTCATTTTCTTTATATTTAGATACTCCATTTGCTCTTAAAGCTGCTAAAATCATTGCTGATTTTACTTGTGCTGAATCAACAGGTGAGTGATAAGTAAATGCCTTTAACTCTTTTACGCCTCTTATAAAAAGTGGTGCTTTATTACCATCTTCTCTACCATCAATTTTAGCTCCAATGCTTCTAAGTGGATCAGCAACTCTTTTCATTGGTCTTGAGTGAAGATATTTATCTCCTACAAGGGTAAATGCTCCATCAATAGATGCTAAAAAACCACAAAAAAGTCTCATCGCAGTTCCCGAATTCCCACAATCAAGTACATTAGCTGGTTCACTTAATGTACCTTTTGGAGTAATTGTAACTGTTGAACCATCTCTTTTAACCTCTGCACCTAATTGCTCTACAATTGAAAGCGTATTTAGAGTATCTTCTGCTGTTAAAAAATTCTTGATATGTGATGTTTCATTACTCAAAAGTGAAAACATAGCACATCTATGTGAGATTGATTTATCACTTGCAATATTGTCAATAACAATATTAAATGGTTTTGTTAAAGCATCTATATTAAAGCTTTGCATTTATCTTATTCCTATTCCTAATGCCAAATTCAATTTTTCTAAAATAGAGTTTATAGTAGCATTGATATCATCTTCTTCAAGTGTTTTATCAAAGCTTTGTAAAACAAATCTTATTGTTAAACTCTCTTTATTACCTAATTTTTCATCACTATATGTATCTACTAAATTAAATTGTTGGATTGTACCATCTTCAATACTATTAATTACATTTCTTATTTTAGAATAGGGAATATCTTTAGGTACGATTAAGCTTAAATCTCTTTTTGAAGCTTGAAACTTAGAATATTCATTTGCTTTTATTAAATTATTTGCAATTTTGTCAAAATCAATTTCAGCAATAAAAGTATTAGGTAAGTCATAATCTTTTGCAACATTTGGATGAAGTTTTGAAATAAATCCAATTTTTTTATTATCAACTATGATATGTGCATTTTGATATGGATGAACTAATAAATTATTGATTTCATTCATTGGCTCTAAATCAAATTTACCAATAGTATTAGCAACTTTTTTTGAGAATCCAAAAAACTCTATGTTTGCTGGTTTTCCATTATTTGTAAATGATTCATACTCGCTATCACCACTAAAGATAAATGAAATTTTTTGTGATTCTATTCTTTGGTTATCAAATACTGTTCCAATTTCAAAGAAAGCAACTTTTTTGAATCCTTGTTTAAAATTATTTGAACAAGCTTCAATAAGATTTGTCAACATTGTAGTTCTAAATGTATTTAGCTCATTTACTATTGGATTTAAAATATCTAGTTTTTCATTTACAGTTTCAAGATTATATTTTTCAAGAGTCTCTTTATTTGTGAAAACATAAGTTAGTGTTTCAAAAAAACCATTTTCTATGGCTTTTGTTCTTACTTTATTTTTCTTAGTAATTTTATTTGATGCTTCATTTAATCTATTTACTTCTTCAATTTGTAAAGGAGTTGATTCAATATTATCAATACCTACTATTCTCACAATTTCTTCAGTTATATCAGCAATATTTTTAATATCATGTCTAAACAGTGGAACTTGAACAGATAATACACCTGACCCACCATCTTTAACAATAAATCCTAAACCACTTAATATTTTTTCAATTTTAACTTTTGTAAAAGTTTTTCCAACAATTGAACTAACTCTTTTAATACTTACATCTATAGATAATCTTTCTTTATCTTCTGTAAATACTTCATATCCTCTATAAAGTTTTGCACCAAATTTTGAAATTAAAGTAGTAAAATACTCCATTCCTGATTCAATATTTGGCTCACTTCCCCTTGAAGTTTTATA is a genomic window of Arcobacter sp. F2176 containing:
- the pheT gene encoding phenylalanine--tRNA ligase subunit beta, whose product is MIVTKRWLEDFIDISKIDINDICKKLNSIGLEVDSLEKVRIPSGVVIGYVESKEKHPDADKLSVCQVNIGSEVTQIVCGAKNVAAGQYVPVATVGCVLGADFKIKKAKLRGLESNGMICSSTEIGLPKLNDGILELDDSIGELVIGKELNEYRLINDDVIEIELTANRGDCLSIHGVARELSVCYGVTLCEQEKNLEYNDIGIGQLLEIESDSSISSSLIYKAGDFTELKVPLLYKLRVATIDLYKDCDIENILSYATHATGVTMHAYAKADCDTLNDLSVLHIKKSKDGFDEVYGKEKLSTISIKNEIINKDDVTYILEASYNNPEELSKNVFDKKIKTGEVYYKTSRGSEPNIESGMEYFTTLISKFGAKLYRGYEVFTEDKERLSIDVSIKRVSSIVGKTFTKVKIEKILSGLGFIVKDGGSGVLSVQVPLFRHDIKNIADITEEIVRIVGIDNIESTPLQIEEVNRLNEASNKITKKNKVRTKAIENGFFETLTYVFTNKETLEKYNLETVNEKLDILNPIVNELNTFRTTMLTNLIEACSNNFKQGFKKVAFFEIGTVFDNQRIESQKISFIFSGDSEYESFTNNGKPANIEFFGFSKKVANTIGKFDLEPMNEINNLLVHPYQNAHIIVDNKKIGFISKLHPNVAKDYDLPNTFIAEIDFDKIANNLIKANEYSKFQASKRDLSLIVPKDIPYSKIRNVINSIEDGTIQQFNLVDTYSDEKLGNKESLTIRFVLQSFDKTLEEDDINATINSILEKLNLALGIGIR
- the aroA gene encoding 3-phosphoshikimate 1-carboxyvinyltransferase, which translates into the protein MQSFNIDALTKPFNIVIDNIASDKSISHRCAMFSLLSNETSHIKNFLTAEDTLNTLSIVEQLGAEVKRDGSTVTITPKGTLSEPANVLDCGNSGTAMRLFCGFLASIDGAFTLVGDKYLHSRPMKRVADPLRSIGAKIDGREDGNKAPLFIRGVKELKAFTYHSPVDSAQVKSAMILAALRANGVSKYKENELTRDHTERMLKGMGAKLENDSDGFIHIHPLTSALKPLNITVPTDPSSAFFFAVAAAITPNAKVTIKNVTLNPTRTEAYVVLKRMGADVEFIEKENVYEPMGDIVVSANKLNGVDVSENISWLIDELPALSIAMSLANGKSKVSNAKELRVKESDRISSVVNNLKLCGVNYTEFEDGYEIIGGKLKKATINSHGDHRIAMSFAIAGLNSSMEIQDVDCILTSFPNFKEILDTLKA
- a CDS encoding 4-hydroxy-3-methylbut-2-enyl diphosphate reductase translates to MKVKLASSYGFCFGVKRAIKIAEEYKNSATMGPLIHNTNEIDRLKNDYNVGLYTSLDEVKDNDTIIIRTHGIPKFDLKNLKAKDAKVINATCPFVTTPQQIVKKMSAEEYSIVIFGDKDHPEVLGVQSYAKDQDDVFVILEPEDLKKIKFKYSKIATIAQTTKKKEKYLEIVNTLIPKNKEVRVFNTICDATFENQDAARELSKEVDIMIVIGGKNSSNTKQLLNISKENCIDSYLLEDERELDPQWFKDKKLCGITAGASTPDWVIQKVVNQVEAY